Below is a genomic region from Triticum urartu cultivar G1812 unplaced genomic scaffold, Tu2.1 TuUngrouped_contig_5471, whole genome shotgun sequence.
ATGGCAATCCTAATTCCAGTCTTGTTACAGCTGTTGTTCTTGGCCTAAGCAGCAACTCTGTATTGGCTCAGGATGATTTGGTTGCTCCAGCAGCTACAAGTGAGCAAGCTGATGTAAATGTTACTGGCCTGCGTCGCATTGAAGATGGTTCAGTGATCTCAAATGAACACACGATCAAATGGAGAATGTGCACTGATAAAGCACGAGAGTTTTTCATGGAAGTAAGGTTCTCATTATCCTTACCTTCATCTGAACCACCTTTTGGCATTATCCTTCTGAGAAAAATAATCTTAGTACTACATTATAGTTTCCTCCTCTGTTCAAACATAATTCTCTTTATTATATGTGTTTCCCGAAAATGATGCGAAATTTAACCACAATCATGTTGATACATCATAGCCTAGAAAGAAAAACTCCAGTGCTTACTCCCCTGATGCTGACCGATTTTCATATAACCTGTTTGGTCCACACTTTTTGGTCACTTGCTGCAACTCTTACTATGGGGATAACTCTTCAGTTTCCTCATTAAACCATGTGGATTTGGAAGGTTTAGCCTGTAATTAAAGTATTGAACTATGTGCTGTTTCATGTTGATATACGGGAACTGGGTGGTAATTTGCCATGATATTTTTTATTGGTATTTCTTGAAAGCTTGGGTTTAGCAACTTCTCGTATTGGAAGTACATATTCCAAGACCTTGCTTCAGTTACAAAATCATGCAACTATTGAACATTTAAATTAAGTATGACTGTTTGGACCATATACCCTGTGCATTACAAATTTTTTACATCATAATGTTTGGTTGGAGTATAACTGTATGAGAGGAGGAAAGGAGGCGTGTCTCTTTAGTTACTCCTACTCTTCATTCGACCGTTAAATTACAGTTGTTGTTAGTCTATCATATCCATTTATATTAATTTTCCAGGGAAAACTAGATGAAGCAGAGAAGTTATTCAAGGCAGCCTTACAAGAAGCTAAAGAAGGATTTGGACTCAGAGATCCACATGCTGCATCAGCTCTGAACAACTTGGTATGTGTTACTGTTGATTATGAACTGAAGATTGAAGTAACATTCTATTTGCCTTTCTAATGTATGGAACTGCAGTACCCATATAAGTCCATAAGCTAGATTATGAGGTTTAAGATCTGTTTGGGTTCATAGTCAAACATTACCACACTTTGCTGTAAGCTAGGAAAGTTTAACCGAGTTAGGAATAGGTTCTGTTCGTAGTAAGTAGTAACATATTTGTCCAGATTCCTCTTTTTTTGACAGTGGGACATACAACCATAGACTCAAAAGGTGTGCCAGATTCTCTTAGGGATGCTAAAGTGCACACAGATTTTGTTGTCCTAACCTATGCAAGTTCAGCAAGAAATATGTGGAAAAGTTTGAACAGGTTAGACATTGAACTAAACTGGTAAACTCAGCTGCATTTAATACCATACCATTATATGCTTAATTATGTCTATTTTGTAATATTTAAACCGCGTGGGGGGACTGACAATGTAAGGCTACCAATTAAATCAAAGTGTCTGATAAGTCACCTAGAGAACTCTTGTTTGCTAGTTTTTATGCTTCATAGAATTTAAAATACTTGTGTGTATCAGGATTCAGTAATAGATTCCGCGCATTGTATTTTAGATTCCATACGTTTATGAATCTGCATGTGAAGTCCAATCTTTATCATGTGATTCCATTAAACCCGTAACCATTTAAGCTCTCTCAACCAAACAACTTCAAAAGACCGGAATTGTTGGTTTCTTGTACAAATACCACTGTATTATCCCCCCTAGTTTAAGTTGTACGGGTTGCATTTGACACACTGGCACTCAAATAGTTTTTGTCTACAAATTTGAATAGGCAGGCCATGCTCTCTTTTGTGGTAGGCTTTCGTAAACCTACCTTAAAAGTTAATACAAGTCTTGCATGAAGCAGCATTCCTTTTTGTTCCCCTATTTAACTATTATCCTAAGTTTTGCAGGCAGAGTTTTATAGGCTAAGGAAAGAGTATGAGAAAGCTGAGCCGTTATATCTGGAAGCGATTGAAATCTTGGAGCAATCATTTGGACCTGATGATATACGGTACTTTGATTTTTAGATTATAATGTGTTCTATATCATTGTTCAGTGACTTTGATTCGGCTCATTTTGTAAAAGAAAGTTCTAGTCAGGAGCAAAATACCACTCTTTTGGGATAAATAAGAGTATATATGACAGATATTTTTGTTCATTACATTCTAGTATGTGTTACACATTCCTGCCTGCTCATTGTATACCATTGTTGGTGAGTGGAAGGATGGTATGCACTTCCGTCTGTGTGTGTTGCCTGTGTGTGTTGCGTGGTTGACTGCACTTGTCAATGCATATAGTGTTTCATCTAAATTCTGTGTGTTGGAGAACTACCTTAATTTTGGAATTGTATAAAAATACTTTACATGCCTCTTGTAGGGTTGGAGCAGCTTTCCGTAATCTTGGGCAATACTATTATATCCAACGCAGGTTTGATCAAGCTCAGACATGTTTTGAGGTACCTGTTTTTACCTCATGATTTTTTTCGAGTTAATGTCTTATGTTTTTTGTAATTGTATTATCTTGTAATGTTTGACAAGCTTTTAATTGAAATGTCATCTAGGCAATAATTCTAAGGAATGAATATACATTTTCTGTTGCTACCTtaacatgtactccctccgttcctaaatataaatctttttagacatttcaaatggaatacaacatacagatgtatgtagacatattttaaagtgtagattcactcattttgcttcgtatgtagtcacttgttggaatttctagaaagacttatatttaggaatggaggaagTAGTTCTTTAATCTTGCTGGACACAATGATGGCCATATTTCAATAATCTTTGGAAACCTCAATAGTGCGCAACATCACATTGGAATAGCCAGGAAAATCAAATATAGTGTTGTATGTGTGGCCCATCACTTTTGGCCCATGACCTAGACAATGAGAGGCTCAAAGTTGTCTGCCTCTCTTCGGTCTACATGGTATCAGAGGCTAGGGCCCTGGAGATGGCAGCGTCGTCAGCGAGGCTCATCTTTCTCCCTCTCGCGGCAGAGCAACGTGGTGGCCTGGAGCTGTGCGGCGGCTGCAGCAAAGGGCAGCGCGCTGGCGTGTTATGGGATGGCGCGGATCGACTGGTGGTTGGGCGGCGCACAGGTGGTGGAGTGTTAGCGGGAGGCACTGCCGGAGTTGTTGCTGTTGTTGAGGTTGGTGTTGTTGGAACTGATGGCTTAACTTGGCGCTGACGCACGTAGAAGAGGTTCTCATAGCTAAAGTGAGTGATCCTGGTGGTGGTGTGGCTGCTGATTGCAGAGGAAGGAGGCAACACTGGAGGTGGTACAACTAGGAGAAGAAGAGATGGAGGCTGTCATGGGGTCTGAACTGGCCACTGCTCTTGAGAAACTGACGTAGCTCATGACTGCGAAAATTGTTGAGGGGTCATCTCCAACACCGATGCAGAAGGTGGTGCACTTGTCGTGTTCCAAGCAGATCGGGTTTTGAAGCTTGAGCTCATGCCAAATGACGTGAATTTGAATGGCAGGAGCAGCTGCCTAAGCTGGTCGAGGTGGGCCCTGTTGATATTGAAGCCAAAGGATCTGATGGGATATGTTCTTCGGACGGTTGAAGAACATGCTAACAAGGAAAGCTCGGGATGGAAGAAGTGGAGTGATATTGACTACCTGATACTAGCATGGATGTTGAACTCCTTGATTGTAATGCTCCCAAGGCGGAGGTAGGTGTTGGTAGTAGCAATGGAGGTGGTCGAAATGGGAGATGTTGTCAGAATCAGGGTGGTGGTTCTTCAAATGCTCCTTATTGGAATGCTCCCAAGGTGAGGCATAGGGGATTGCGTTACATGGACCACAACAGGACGGAGCAGGAGGGAATGCACATGGTAGCTGCAGTCGTTGAGGATATGGAGATTACAGCCCTAATCCAGGATGGGACATGCTCCCAAGGCGAGGCGTAGGGGGCTGTGGTACATGGACCGCAACAGGACAGACCATGAGGGAATGCACATGCTAGCTGCAGTTGTCGAGGATAAGGAAGTTAGAGCCCTAATCTAGGATGGGACATGTGTCTTTTGACAAAATGTATCAAATATTTCCTGATGTATTGAATGGTGTGGACAAGAGCAAGTTGAACCGTGGCTCAGGCATTGATGTTCACCATTATGTGCCCAAGTTTCTGTGTAGTGAAGCTGTCATGATGGCCACCTTCTTGATCATCGCACGCCATCCCGGTTGAAAGGTATGAAATTGTTGTGAGTTAAGTTTCACAGAAAATAAATTTCTAATTCCTCCCAAGGTGTTTGGTTGCACTTGTTTTGTTCGTGATCATAGGCCATCAACAAATTGGATCCTCAAGAGTCAAGTGTATCTTTATTGGGTATTCTTCAGGACAAAGGGGGTACAAATGCTAGAATCTATATGAGAGGATGACATTTGTGAGCATTGATGTTACATTCCGTGTGTCAAAACCTTCTTATGGTGAGAAAAATGATCTAAGCATCATGTCCGAAGGCCATGACCAATCTCGGGTTGGTGAAATTGGTCAAGTGGGGGATAGTAGTGGCACATTAACTCATGTGGCTCCTGTGACACAAGCATCGACCTACACTAGTGATGCGCAGGTTGGTGCATCGGCTCAAGTTGGTAGCGTGCCTGGCAGTGTGCTGAGGTGGACAGCAGAGCAAGCGAAGCAGCTCAAGGTATATTCATGGAAGAGTGGTAATGTGTTGCACATTAGGGGGAGCAACTAGATCAGCCACTGATGGAACAATAGGGTAGTACTAATGTGATTTCCATCTCCTCTGATGGGGACCAGGCTGAAGGGTCAGTGGCTACCGAAGGGTCAATTGATGGGCCGATTTCTTTGGGGAGAAGTACTCGAGCAAGAACAAGGGTACCAGATAATCGGTATGGGTTCGATGCCAATGATATTGGAAATTAAGTTCTGTATGAGGCATTATCTCCAACCTACAAAGCATTTGTTGCTTCTCTTTAGTCTAAACTATAGAGCATTTGTTGCTTTTCTTCAGTTTGTGTCAATTCCGACTTATATGAAGGCAAACGGGTGACTTAAAATGACATATGGCCTTGGTGGAGGAGCTGGAGGCTCGAGGCTCTGTGTAAGAGCAAGACATGGGCAGTAACACCTCCAAACAGGAAAGAATGCAATCAACTGCAAGTGGGTATACACCTGTGAAGCAGAATGTAGAAGGAAAGATTGGAAGGTACAAAGCAAGGCTTGTGGCGAGTATAACCAGGCCAATGACGGTAAATTGGTGGACTAAACCAAAGAAAGACCGTCTCTTTGATGACGTGGTCATTGGGATACAATACAACAACAAAGATGATGAAGAATATGACCTACTCAAGGGGTCAAGTACTCGATCGTAACTAAATCATCTTGATGCACTCGTAGCATGAGCACATAGGGCAAGATGAAAAGAAGGATAAACAAACGAGATCGTCAACTTTAGCATGGCATGCTTCCATCAGTGCTTCAAAACATTTGCTATTCTTATCTCTAGAAGGGTGCTTCTACTTTTGTAGTGTTTCTAGCAAAAGAGGACAAAACTCTACCTTGAAAATGTATAACTCCGGTATCGCGTTGCGGGTGAAAAGGGCCTGAATATTTCCTAGCAGCCAACACCCCACTAACTCACACGTCATTCTTGCATCTCACGGCCCGAGAAACGGCAAAAAGCAAAAGGTGTGGACATTGTATTTTTTTTCCATACAGAGAAACTGACCGTCTTTGAAGGTGAACATTGTGGGGCACTACTGTCAGCAGAACATTTCCTAGTGTGCAAGTGAATTTGAAGGTGGTAAAAAGGCAGCAAAGTGTTCCAGCAGCTAGCCATGATGCTTGCCCCATCGCCGATGCAGAGAAACCTCTCAGCAAGCACTGGAGCTCACCATTTCCACCACATCAACGCCTCTGATCTCCCCTGTGGTTCCCTTTCCCgagaagcaacttatcttggttGTTGGATCGACGTACATATAGCCATGGGCACGCAAGGCCGAACATCTATTTCTTCACCTGCCTTTCCTCCCACCTGGGCATGACGACCTTCTCCATGTAGGTGTTCGACGATGAGGTTGCCCCGTCCACGCTCAGCAGCATCGCACCTATCTTGCGCGTAACCACTGAATCGAGCCCGAATGCCCCCAAAGTCTCTTAACTCTGTACGTGCATTCGTTTTCGCAGGCATACATATGGTGCATTTTGCATGTTGTTTTGATGCGTTTGGGTTTGGATTTTGTGCTAGATCGAGTGCTCCCGGTGAATTTTTTTGGTGTCGGATCAATGCCGCGTAGGCTGTGGAATTTTTTTGTCTTCACACATTTAAAATTATTTGTTCTGAGATTTGGGGGGGGGGCATGCATGCCTCGATTCGTGTTCTTCTAGGATGTTTTTTGCTTTTGATTCACAATCATATGGGTCTATGAGAAAAATAGTTTGTGTGATTTCCTGGAGGAAGTTTCTGGGTTGTCTTATTTTTTTTTTGCTTTGAAGAGCTAATTTTAGAGTATGTTCGTAGTTTACACATTAGATTTTGCTTCGCGATTAGCCATACATATTACTTGTTCATTTCAGTTGTGTTTAACACTTGAAGGAGCAGTTAGATGTACTAGATAGTGGTATTTCCGATACTTTGCTTGTTTTGTTGAAATCATATTGCAATCATATAGTTATGGCCAATTGGTTTCGCTAGAGTAGTTTTAGATATCTCAAATGGGCACTCAAATAATTGGTTTCTAGTTTCTACTAGACCCTACAAAGTAAATGGAAGTTTTTGCGTTTTGCTCGTTTTATTTTTAGATTACTTTTTTGCTATGAACATAGGTAGGTATGACGCATTGAAGAAGGCACACCGGCTGGATCACAATTCTGTTGGTCACGGAGTCAGCAGTTTAAGATTGCTTTGCTCCAATGACTTGAGAAGGCGAGATGCAATCTCCATGGCTCTATGTATTTTGCATACTCTAGCGTATGTGGTGTTTCCTTCATTTCGGTTCGTTTCCTGAATAAAAGGATATGTGGTGGATTTCTCTCAATCAATAAGCAACTAGAACTTAGCACATGTACATATAAAATAAAAAGGAGCAAAGGATGCATCATATCATCTGGAGTAACATAATTGTGGCATTACACTACTTCTGGAGTAACATAATTAATAAATTCAGCTTGCATACTTGCTTCATGACATCTCCTAACAAATACCAATTGAATCACCTTGGGCATCGGCTAATTATCTATCATCTTATCACACAATTACAATTTTATTGAATTGAAATCAAATGAATTGAGGAGTCATAAAACATCATCCAAGCTCCAAATACAAGCTACAAGTAGGCAAACACCATCCAATTCAACCGCATTTTTTATGAGCATTTTAATCACTCATACATTGAGATATCAATCAAGCTACTAGTTCTCTTGTATTGGCTTGTTTTCCATCAGTGTAAATTGAATTCTGAGACCTATAGCCAATCAAAGCGATACACTTATCCACTTAGCAATTTGTTAAAGCTTTATCAAGCAAGTAATGAAGCTACTAGCTACATACATTGGTTTTACAACAAGGTGAAAATTGCAAGCCATGCAAGGTAAATAAAGGCACAAGCAAGCCAAAAACAGCAAGCAACTAGAAATGAACTAAAATGAATGAAACTAATGAAGGAAACACCATATACGCAAGAGCATGCAAAATACATGGAGCCATAGAGATTTTGTCTCACCATATCAAGTCATTGGAGCAGAGCCGTCTTGAACCGCTTGACTCTGCGACCGATAGAATTCTAATCCAGCCGGTGTGCCTTCTTGAATGCGTAAAACCAACATATGTTCGctgcaaaaaaaattaaaaataaagtGAATAAAACGCTAGAAACTTTAATTCCTTTGCAGGATGCAGTAAAAACTAGAAACCAATTATCCGAGTCCCCATTTAAGATACGTGAAATTATTCAAGCCAATTCATTGACCATAACTATTCGATTGCAGCATAATTTCAACAAAACAAGGAAAGTATCGGAAATACCACTATTTAGTACACCTATTCTGCCCCCTCAAATGTTAAACGCAAAGGTGCTCTGAAATGAACAAGTAATACGTGTGGATGATCGCCAAATGTAAAATCTAATGCGAACGCTTACGAACGTAGGAGGAAGCTAGCCGAGCCTAGGAGGATTCGCTTAGGTAGCTGGAACGTAGGTCTTTGACAGGGAAGCTTCGGGAGCTAGTTGATGCAACGGTGAGGAGGTTGATATCCTTTGCGTCCAAGAAACCAAATGGACGGGTCAAAaggcgaaggaggtggaggataTAGGCTTCAAGCTGTGGTACACGGGGACGGCTGCAAATAGAAATGGCGTAGGCATCTTGATCAACAAGAGCCTCAAGGATGGAGTGGTAGACGTCAGGAGATGTGGCGACCGGATTATCCTGGTCAAGCTGGAtgatgaggtcacaagggatatacaaggagatatcccattgtgtatgctctttgcggatgatgtggtgctagttgagATAGTCGGACGGGGTAAATAGGAAGTtgagttatggagacaaaccttggaatcgaaagggtttaggcttagtagaactaaaaccgagtacatgatgtgcggacaaaccttggaatcgaaagggtttaggcttagtagaactaaaaccgagtacatgatgtgcgtTTAGTACTACTAGGCgtgaggaggaggttagccttgatgggcaTGTGGTgcctcagaaggacacctttcgaTATTTGGCGTCAATGCTGCAGaaggatgggggtattgatgaagatgtgaaccatcgaatcaaagctggatggatgaagtggcgcgaagcttctggcattctctatgacgagagtgccacaaaagctaaaagtcAAGTTCTACAGGACGACGGTTCGACCCGtaatgttgtatggcgctgagtgttggccgactaaaaggcgacatgttcaacagttatgtgtggcggagatgcgtatgttgagatggacGTGTGGCtacacgaggaaggatcgagtccggaatgatgatatacgagatcgagttggggtagcaccagtTGAAGAGAAGCTTGTTCAACAttgtctgagatggtttgggcatattcagtgccggcctccagaagctccagtgcatagtggacggctaaagcgtgcggagaatgtcaagaaaggtcggggtagaccgaatttgacatgggaggaatCCGTAAAGAGAGAtatgaaggattggagtatcaccaaaaaactagctatggacagggtgcgtggaagcttgctagcCATGTGCCCGAACCGTGAGTTGAtcgcgagatcttatgggtttcacctctagcctaccccagcTTGTTTGGGACTAAGGCCCTGTTTGTTTGGGCTTTTGCTTCTGCTTTTGCAGCTTTTCCATTTTGGTCGAAAAGCCATAAAAGCTCCTAAATAGGTGCTTTTGGGCTTTTATGGCTTTTGATGAACCAATATAACAATATTTAGCTCCAAAAGCCATAAAAGATCCAAAAGCATCTATTTAGGAGCTTTTGTGGCTTTTTGACCAAAGTGGAAAAGCTGCAAAAGCAGAAGCAAAAGCCCAAACAAACAGGGCCTGAAGGCTTTGTTGTTGCTGTTGGATGCTTACGAACATACTCCAAAATGAGCTCTTCAAAACAAGTAAAGATGGCAAGCCGAAAAAGTTCTAGAAGAGATAGCATTAATTGTTTTTCTGCATAGACTCTTATGATTATGAATCAAAAGGAGAACATCATAGAAAACCGTGAAGCGAGGCGCGCATGCGCCACACAACAATTCACAGCACAAACATTTCTCTACGTGGGAACACCAAACTTTTCCAAGTACACACAGCCTATGCGACATTGATCCGGCGCCAAAAAAGGTTCACCATGGGCGCTATCTCTGCCACAAAAACCAAACCAAACGCATCAAAACACCATGTGAAGTGCATCATATGTATCCCCACGAAAATGAATGCAGATAAGCATATCGGGGTGCTATGCTGCTGAGCATGGGCGGGGAGACCTTGCTGCCGAAAACCATGGAGAAGATCGCATGCCTATGTGGGAGGGGAGGAAGGTGAAGAAATAGGGGTCTTGCCTTGCATGCCCGTGGGTATTTATACGCGGTCCAATggccaagataagttgcttctcGGGAAAGGGAACTGTGGGGGAGATCGGAGGCATCGGTGTGGTGGAAATGCTGAGCTCCGCTGCTTGGTGAAGGGTTTCTCTGCCATGGGGCGAGTGTCGTGGCGGACTGTTGGAATACTTCACTGCCTTTTATCACCTTCAAATTCTCTTACACACTAGGGAATGTTCTGCTGACAGCAGTACTCCACAATGTATAGCTTTGAAGAGGGTTTGTTTTCCTGTATAGAAAAGATTACAAGGTTCACATCTTTTGCTTTCTGCCATTTCTCAGGCATAGTGGCAGTGAGATGCAAGAATGACGTGTGAGTTAGTGGGGTGCTTACTGGTAGGAAATATTTTTGTTAGTGTTGATTATCCTTCTCTTCATCTTTCCTATGTGCTCATGTCGTGGGATGATTTAGTTTTGATCAAGTGCTTGACTCCTTGAGTAGGGCATATTCTTCAACATCTCTTTTGTTGGATCATATCCGCATGACCACGTCATTAAAGAGACGACCTTTCTTTGGTTTGGCCCACTGATGTACCGTCGTTGGTGCATTgcattgactatgatgagacctttgCTCCAATAGCGAAGATGAATGCTATGAGGATTCTGATCTCCTGTGCACCAAATTTTGGGTGGTCTTGCATGGGGACTTGTAGAAGGAGGTTTACATGGAGATCTCACCTGGGTTCTTGACTTCTAAGACTGCTTGCAAGGCATGTAGGCTCAAGAAAGCCCTTTACGGGCTGAAGTAATCTCCAAGAGCTTTGTTTGACAAGTATAGACAGGCAGTGTGTCACATGGGGTATGGACAATGCAATGGTGATCATACATTGTTTAATAGACACTCTAAAGGGAAAATAATCATTCGTGTAGTTTATGTAGATATCATTATCACCGGAGAAGGATGACGTACAGATAGCAAGATTAAAGAAGTGTCTGAGTAAAGGCCTTTGAAGTTAAAGATCTTGGTCGACTCAAGTACTTGGTATACAAATGGCCATGTCTGGAAAAGGAATAGCTCTTTCTCAAAGAAAGTATGCCTTGGACCTTCTATGtgatgttggcatgttgggctttCGAGCAGCTTCATCCGCAATTGATCAAAACTACAAAGTGACTGCAGCCCAATTTGGTGATCTTGTGGCTAAACAAAAATATTAGCTATTGGTGGGAAGATTTGTTGTACTTGTGTCGTACACGACCACACATTGCATTTGCAGTAAGTGTTGCGACTAGTTACATCCATGAGCCTAGAAGTGAACATCTTGTGGCAGTACATAGAATCTCGAGATACTTGAAAGGTACTCATGGGGAAGGGTTGTTGTTCAAGAGTTATGGACACCTTGTTGTAGATGGTTATTATGATGTTGATTGGGCTAGCTGCTTGATGACAACAGATCAACTTTAGGCCATTGTGGTTTCGCTGGAGGAAATCTAGTGTCTTGGAGAAGCAAGAAACAACCCGCTGTTTCGAAATCAACTGCAGAGGCTAAATACAGAGATATGTCTTAGGGACTGAGTGAGTTGCTATAGACAAGGAATCTATTAGAATGTACGGTGTGACAACAAGTCGGCAATTAATATAGCAAACAACCTAGTTCTGTTGAAGTGTATATGTGGATTGCCTAGCCCTTTCCATCAGTTCGGATTTTTGGTTGCGTTGCCTAGTGCATGAAGCTGaacatggtatcagagcctaaGGTCTTAAGTTCAAGTCTTGGCTTTCGTAGTTTATCGAAAAAATGTTCTTCTCCCCTTTGTGTCCATGTATAGGCCTCTTGAGCCATACGTGAGTCTATCCATGTGTTGACTTCCCGCATCACACGTGAGAGGGGGTGTTGAAGTGTATATGTGGATTGCCTAGCCCTTTCATCAGTTCAGACTTTTGATTGCGTTGGctagtgcatgaagcttaacaaGTTCAACATGATAGAACAAACATGTGGAGATAGACAGATTCTTTATCAAAGAAAAGTTGGATTTGGGATTATCAAGATAGAGCATGTGGTTCAAATTGCAGATTGTTTGACTGAAAGACTTGGAACCAGAGAATGCAGCTTAGCGTGTGACAAGATGGGAATGATAGATATCTATGACTCGTGAGGGGGAGTGTTGTATGTACGGCCCATCACTGATGACCCATGTGGCCCATGCCCGTACCAATCAAGTGGCTCACTGACCTAGACAAGGAGAGGCTTGAAGTTGTCTGCTTCTGAGCGCCGCCACAACACAGGAACACATCGCGGGTATGCCGCTCCTCGGTCTAGGAATCAAAGGATTTCTCAGAGAAACATACCAGTTTATACATCATAGAATTTCTTAAAAAACATAGCATCCACAACACTGCAAAAGTTATCATCTGGATACTCATTTTCGGTTGCACATGGTGCCcatttttttttgagaaaacaCAAAAGAGTTGCGTTTCATTTCATTGAACAGAAAGATAACACGGGTACAACCTCCACAAAGGAGGgatacacacacacacgcacacacacgaCCGTCCTCACCAAGCTGCTACAATTAGGTGAGGAGGTGCCCTCAACTACAGACCACAACGACATCAGGTCTCTCCAGCCTTGCCTCCAGCCAAGAATGGCGAGGTGTCGAGGCTCGGAGCAATAGGGCAGCAACACCGCCGTTGCCAGACGCCTCCAGGGATGATTTCAGCTCCAGAACTGCTCAGCCCAACATACCTCGTGCCCTTGTGTGCCTAGAGAGAGTCGGCGGGGTGAAAGGCAGGGACCGGCTGGGACTAGTGTAGAACTCGTCGGAGAAGTGTCGGCACTGGCATACGTTGCGCCCCGGGCGTCCACCTCCTATGTAGCATTCACCGCCAGAGCGCCACATCACCAACCTCTCGCCGCCGCATCAGGTACTCCATGTGCAGCCATGGcagcgccttcaagaagggaacagCGCTGAGACGCTGTCGTTGCCCGGTCTGGCAAGCCGgacctagggtttcccccagTGCTCAAGGAGGA
It encodes:
- the LOC125529268 gene encoding kinesin light chain 1-like, with product MCTDKAREFFMEGKLDEAEKLFKAALQEAKEGFGLRDPHAASALNNLAEFYRLRKEYEKAEPLYLEAIEILEQSFGPDDIRVGAAFRNLGQYYYIQRRFDQAQTCFEVPVFTS